The Poecilia reticulata strain Guanapo linkage group LG1, Guppy_female_1.0+MT, whole genome shotgun sequence DNA window GGGACTGTTTCGGTGCGTGTGACGTTTGTGACTCAAATGAAAATCCTATTAGATCTCTAGCTCTCTATATTtacctccctccctctctctttcagATTAACCTGGGTGCTTACAGTGTTTGGCTGCCTCTGTGGATCAGTAAGCGTGTTTTCCAGCCTGCAACCCGGGGTTCACTAGAACCGGCATCAAACCGCGGCGACTTTCATTCCCGGCTCATTTCCTCGCCTCTCTGTCGCATGCTGGCTTTTAAATCACCCTGATAGCCGGGCCCAAAGGATTCAGTGTTGTGCTTTAAAGGTTTAATGCGCGGACACTTCTGtgaaggaggagggaggagaggggggagggggtgaAACAGGGTCATTGGTCTCACTCGACGCTTGTTTCAAACCTATCTAACtccattttacattttcccaCAGTGCGTCTTTCTACCCCACTGTGCATGTCCGTCCTCGCTTTGCAATCCAATTTGTCCTCCTCTCCTTTATccttcccctcctcccctcccttcTTCATTTGAAGTAATAAGATTTCTGCTGTTCAGCGGAGAGttttagaaacacacacacacacacacacacacacacacacacacacacacacacacacacacacacacacacacacacacacacattgaaaaGCAACCTCTACCCCTCAATTACTGCGCTGCCACACCTCCAGCTATCTCTAATCTCCTTCGGTGGACCTCGGAGTGCAGGCTGAAACAAATTACAGAGCGGGGCGAGGAGGCAGCGAAAGGTGTcactaaaaataacaaacttcGCAGGAttcagaaagaaaggaagaagaaTGAAGAcggatcaaataaaaatgaggacGATTTgacggaggaggagggaagctgCGGATTTATTTCTCGTAGGAGTGTGAGGAGTTTCAAGGTGAGTTATTTTGTGCAGATTGATGCGCTATTAAATTAGCAGCTGACAAAAATGAAGCTTAGCGTAGATCAGGCGCCATCAATCggcttccaaaaaaaaaaaaaaaaaaaaaaagctggaccTAATAGTTGGGGAAATtgcttttttcttccagtttaaCAATTCCAGTAAATCGTCATTCTCCCACAGGTGAGGCGCGATATGCTGCTCAGATTACAAACGTAACTCTCCTCATTCCCGTCGGTCCTGTGCGCCTCCAGTCCAATAGTCTCTAACGGATTTGGCGCCGCTCAGTGCCAGAGAGCCAAATCTAATTTGTGCTGTTATCACTGTCAATTCCCGCCCTGCAGAAACACAGGCTGGATCAGACACAtcaagtttttctcttttcttttttttttttcttctttttttcaatagttaaagctgaactttatttttgttaccgatttttaattattctgaaatttaggtgctttatttatttagttatcaTATGTTACTTCCCcgcccccccacacacacataaagcTTTTACTTTAATAAGTAATTCGGTTAGCCAGTGAGACATAAGAACAGTTGTAGGTCACATGAGGGGAAAACTCGCCCTGAGGGTCAGAAGTGTCTCTTTCTGGTCTCTGATGACctcaaatgacaaaaaacaaaacaacaatcaatgaaatccacagttttaaagctaaatttCAAATTGAACACAAAGCACAACCTAAAAAATTGAATTTTCTGTCGTAAATAGTTCAAATCACACCTCTAAAAGCAAGAAGGAAAAACTCAGAATGGTGTTGAACAAGGAGGAGCGCAAATATTTACCCACAGAAAGGATGATTATTGAACTTCCCCATCTTCCCGATCTCTTTATATTGCCGCTGTTCTTAATTCCTCCCTAACTAAGCTGCGCATCATGTTTTCTTAGTTTTCAAATCTCTCTCAGagttaaagtcaaaatttaagCTTCATAAACTGGTGTATCAGGATGAAAGCCGCAGTCGTGAAATGTCTCTGAACTGTTCGTGTTTTTCTCATTTAGTAACATCATGACTATAAACATACACGTCTCATTTTATATGATAGACCTGCCAAATAACTCATCTAGAGCTGCTGGAGCCTGTGGCGGGAATGTAACCACACGGAGAGACATTTAAAGGTATATTGACACATTTTTTAGGGAGGACTTCCCCATCGCTGCCCGCCAACATGGTGGACCTGTTCCTCGACCGAGTTCTTGTGGAGAACAACTCGGACCAGGACGAGCTCAACACGGAGCGCGAGATCATCGGGATCCTGGAGAACCGCGTCCTGCTGCTCTTCTTTGCGTCGGCCGAGTGTGAGAAGTGCCAGAGGTTTGTGCCCGTCCTCAGCAGCTTCTTCAGGAAGCTGAAAGATCCAGCGTACATCGAATACCCCAAACTGCTCGCTCTCATCTACATCAGGTCTGCATCTTCGCCtctctgatgtttttttatttatttacatctcCTTCCTCAACACTGGCCTCCACTGCTGACTCTCTGACATGatttctttctgtcttcttcAGCTTGGACCAAtctgaggagcagcagagagaaatCCTCAAAGAGCTCCACAAAAGGACTTTGTTTTTGGGGTTTGACGACCCGTACAGAAAGTAGGTGACTcatggtttttttatttatttttttatatatataaatgcataCATACAATAGATTAGTTTTAATAAGTTTAGTGATCTCTCATGTGGCGTAGGGAGCTCCAGGCCATGTTTAAGGTGAAGGACGTCCCAGCGGTGGTGGTCTTGCGTCCCGACGGCTCCGTCCTCTCTCCGAACGCCGTGCGGGACATCTGCCGCCTCGGCACCGACTGCTTCCGCAACTGGCAGGAGTCGGCGGAGCTGGTGGAGCGGACCTTCATGCTCAACGAGGAGTTCGACGACCCCAACCTGCGGAGCGCCACCGACCCCGTGAGGAGGCTCAAGTACAAGACCGAAGACGACAAGAGGAACAAGAGATGGTGGAAGTTGTGGGTGAAGGGAAAGGACGGGAACGGCGAGGAGGAAAAAGACGAAGCATGGGACATGAAGAGAAAGAGTGCAGATAGAGGAATTTGGCGAAAGAGATGAaagagtttttgattttttatgatatagcttaactgttttttttgctgtcttcAATCTAATTCTGCTCatctaaaaacaaaccacacctgttgttgctgctgtgacCCAACAccgttttcaaaaaatgtgaaattatagATTATACATTatgtatttaagtaaaaaaattaatggtctatatttttttattatagataAAATACTCAGAACTGTACAAAGACATttgttgaattaaatttaaatttttttttttccttttatttttttttaggttttctggATAAAAACGTCTGCAAATAAAATACCAAAGATAAGAAACTAAAAAGTATTAACTTtacatcaaacatttttgaaaaatgttgcttaattctgttaaacaaaacagagataaaaCTCTAAAGAGTTTTATCTCTGTTTTGTAATTCTCCTCGAGTTTTGTAACTCGCCTTGTAAATACCAACGTTATCTACACCAAGCAGAGGAATAAAACTGATACCAgtaaacaaaagtattttaattttctacttttgcCCTAATGTTAGCACTATGGCTGAGCTAGCTATAATGCTAACATAGAGCTCAGCTATACTATAGCTAAACTAGCTACTATAGGAGCTATGCTGCTGGATCAGCTGCAGTAGCTATACTAACTAGCTCAGCTACAGTAGCTATAGTAGCTAGCTCAGCTACAGTAACTATAGCAGCTAGCTCAGCTACAGTAGCTATCATAGCTAGCTCAGCTACAGTAGCTATTGTAGCCAGCTCAGCTACAGTAGCTAGCTCAGGTACAGTAGCTATTGTAGCTAGCTCAGCTATAGTAGCTAGCTCAGCTGCTGTAGCTACAGTAGCTAGCTCAGCTGCAGTTGCTATAGTAGCTAGCTCAGCTAAGTTCAAAGCATATTTGTGggaatgtttatttattttggccaATATAACCATGGAAAGTGTGTCCAATGGTTTTCAAGTTTGCTGTTGCTGATGTTGATTTAGAAAGCTGTAAAAGTGACTCTTGGACTTAagtaaatattcatttattaaaatgttgtttataaaaaatctgagtaatttaattttatgtctGTGTGATTGAACCCACTCATTTCACTTAGAGCTTTTAGGATTCCTTTTTGCTGTCAGATTCAATATATAAGAACAATATTGAAAATTGTATCTATTTATGGAACTCAGTTCATTAAATGGAAGCAGTGTTTCAAGATGAATCACTGTCAGACTCATGTATTAGtcattatttcagtttgaagtTATATTCCACTGCCAGCCAATGAAAACACACTTATATCAGATCATGTCAATAAAATCATTAATACAGAACTGTGGGCCTGTACAAATCCCTAAACAATAAACGTCTTGTTGCTCACTTCATTAAagtctcattttaaaacatttccatcatATCTCTGTGTTCAGACAGCTCAGTCTCTGGAAAGACTGTGAGCACTTCATGTCCCCTGCTCCTCTGGTCACCTTGTCTTTATGTCCGTCCTGTAAGCAGACAGAGGAAGGGGGTGGAGCCTCCAAGACTGAAAGCCAAGACGGAGCCAGCAGCTGGTAGCAGCACCGAGATGAACAAGGTGAAGTCAGAGGGAGACTCTGACTAACAGGCTGGGACCTGCTTCTAGAGGCGTCCAGAGAGGGAaagtttggaggaaaaacagagcCAGATGTGAATGTTGTTCTGTGTCGGATCTGCTGCCTGGAGGGGAGATAATACAGGTGAGCAACTGTGAGGATTATCTGATTTACCAGCAAGTGAGATTACATATGTGAATAATGCATGTCTGTAAATACGGCTGCCTGGAAATAGGAGCTGACACTCGAAACAAACTGGTTTTCACCCAGTGAGGAATATTTCTTGAGTTTACGTTTATATCaagaatttaatatttctttttatagatCACAATTTCTTTCTGGTTCGCTGCAAAAATATCATCCTGCTATTAAAAGAGTGAATGAAATGCTAACTGAATACAGTTATTTTTGTGTACATCATCTCAAGCCTATGCACCACTTCAAACTACTTTAACTTTTATCTAAAGTTGAATTTACAGATACTACtctgctaaaaacacaaaaccttaccaagtgtttttggtctagttgtttgtgcaaatatctttgtacacttgaaataagacaaaactaattcacaagtaacttttcagcaagataggcacttgttttaagtcaataattctttaatttttatttaaaagtagttataagtgaaatgatcacatgatgaaaaatatcttgttccGCTAACAGATTACTTCATTTATAAATAGTAccttttcatgaatatttaagAAAGATTATATTATTACTTATAATATAGTATTCTTGTCTTGTTCcactttctcatcaatattaagaaattatttacttaaaacaagcttttatattttgctgaaaggttacttgtaagttaatttcgtcttatttcaagtgtactaagatattgtACTAAGAtatagaaactggaccaaaaatacttggcaaggttttgtgtttttacagtgtaggtACTATATTgaccccttttttcttttaaaacagtaTGTAagaaaaattttaagaaaaattgtCAGCTCTTCTGCTTGTTTGGATTCACTGCATTCTGCAGGGTATTGTTTGCATCACTGCTAACGACAGCAGCGCCCACAGCAGGggttcctcttcctctctcttcttCCTTCGCCCAGCGACGCCTCATCATGGTGGACCTGTTTGTTGACCGGGTTCTCGTGAAGAACAACAAGGACCAGGACGAGCTGGACACGGAGCGCGAGATCGTCACGCGTCTGCAGAACCGCATCCTGATGCTCTTCTTTGCCTCTGCTGAGTCTGAGACGTGCCAGCGGTTCGCTCCCACGCTGCACGACTTCTTCAAGCAGCTGACCGATGAGTTCTACGTGGAGCGCTCCGCCCAGCTGGTGCTGCTCTACATCAGgtgctctcctctcctctcctctcctctcctctcgggaaaaaaatattttttaatttacccCAGTGAACACgattttttctgcacattttattcaattattcaAACTACGTTAGNNNNNNNNNNNNNNNNNNNNNNNNNNNNNNNNNNNNNNNNNNNNNNNNNNNNNNNNNNNNNNNNNNNNNNNNNNNNNNNNNNNNNNNNNNNNNNNNNNNNNNNNNNNNNNNNNNNNNNNNNNNNNNNNNNNNNNNNNNNNNNNNNNNNNNNNNNNNNNNNNNNNNNNNNNNNNNNNNNNNNNNNNNNNNNNNNNNNNNNNNNNNNNNNNNNNNNNNNNNNNNNNNNNNNNNNNNNNNNNNNNNNNNNNNNNNTTTCTAATGTCGTTATAAATAATCATGCCGGTAGTTTTGCCAAGCATTGTGCACGTCTTTACAACAATTTCTGCACAAAGTTGTTATACTGATCAGATTCAAATATGCTTTATTGCAACAACAGAAAGACGCAGGTAAAGTGCttgttattattcattttaatggcTATGGCTTAAAGctaatcaaaacacaaaaacctaagTCCTACTTTataacagagaagaagaagaagaagaatgctAACTTTACAGTCCAGCAGATCAAGACCCTCCAAAGTGTCGGCTGTAAAAGGTCGCTGCTTAATTAGGTTGATCACATGACGTGGTGTCAAAGGTCGTTGTTGAAGCAACCAGTTGATCATCTCCCTGCCTCTTTGCACCGATGCAGTAATTCGTGCTACRTATTGAGTGCATTCAYGCGTTGCACTAAACTGGTGTTTCTCTATTAAAATCACTATTTTGTTGATTTCATATAAAACACCAATTTGCCGAGACACTAAATTTTGGCaacatttatctaaattaaCATCCTGAAACACGTggaacactgtaaaaacaaatctatWTAATATATAAGTGTCAAATTTTGAATTACTATAGTCAAATCACTTATCTTGTCATCGATTTTCAAAGTTAGTAAAACACAACTGTACATTTGAATGGAATTTATAGGGAAMGTTRTGTTACAATCAATTTTCCCCCCAATCCTTTTGATCCCCGTCAGTCTGGATCAGTCAGAGGAGCAGCTAGAAAACTTCCTGAAAGAGCTGCCGAAGAAGTCCCTGTTCCTTCCCTACGAGGATCCTTACAGAAGGTGCGTGGTGGTGAATATGTTCACGAGATGAATTCACAAAGTCATCCCGCGTCATGTATGCCCGCAGGGAGCTGGAGACCAAGTTCGACGTGAGAGAGGTTCCCACCGTGGTGGTCCTGCGTCCCGACTGCTCCGTCCTCATCCCCAACGCGGTGGAGGAGATAACCCGCATGGGTCCGGACTGCTACCGCAACTGGCACGAGGCGGCCGAGCTCATCGACAGAAACTTCCTCACCAAGGAGGACTTTGAGGACAAGTCCATGCGCAGCTTCAGCGACCCGGTCAGACGACTCAAGTAcaaggtggaggaggaggagaagaagaaggaagagaagaagaagaagaagaagaagaagcagcgcCGAGGATGGGGCGGAGGAGGCGACAAGGGCGAGGAAGCCGGAGCGGGCGGAGCAGACGATAAGGACGGTGGAGGGTCGATGTGGTGATGGAGAGAACGATGCCGTCAATTTGTCCCAAAGTTGCTGTTTTGTTAGAGTttgccagcttttttttttctacccttGTAAGAGTTTTGTTGTATGGCAAATTTCATAATAAATATGTTGATTatggcattttttaaatgttttttattattattacatacTAGGTGAGGGGAAAACAGATCACGTGCAGGCATAAATATCAAATCATGCCTTGCAAACGCATTGATGTCACATAAAACCTCTTCATGGTTTCACCAtccatttccatccatccattctcttgcaccctttttccctcagtggggtcaggaggggtgctggtgcccatctccagccaacgtttcgggcgagaggYGGGGTCACCCTGGataggtcgccagtctgtcgcagggcaacacagagacacacaggacacacaaccatgcacacacacctaggggcaatttggagaggccaattaacctgacagtcatattttttggactgtgggaggaaaccggagtacccggagaaaacccacgcatgcacagggagaacatgcaaactccatgcagaaagaccccaggctgggaatcgaacccagaaccttcttgctgcaaggcaacagctctaccaactgcgccactgtgcagccctcttcATGGTTTCACATTAgagcaaaaagagaaatattggGATTTTACGCAACAGATAAGGTAACACAAAATTGTCAACAGGAACGGAAGTGATGGATATAATTACTTTTAATACACTAAAAATCATCTGAAAATTGTGGaatgcatgtttgtttacacCCCTTTCGTCCGACACCCCAAAATTAAACTCCAACCATCTTCACAAGTCACATTTTAGTATGTACAGTTGATTTGTGTGGAATTTGACGATAACATGTAGCAAATGTGCTAATTCTCTCATATACACACTGCCATGAATTGTGCTAATGTGGATTAATGCATGCCATcctaatcaaattaattaaataaatacacaaataacaAACTTCATCTCGCAAGATTCAATTTTTTACTGCAAGACTAATTTTTAGAGACTGCAGCTGTTCTGAGAAAGCTTCGCAGGTTTGCTAGTGAAYATCACACAACAAACATCGTCATAAAGATTAAGAAACACAGTAGAATGACCAAAGAATGAAGATGTAGAGAGGATTAAAGCACAGCTGAGCTATAACATGACATTCTTTGGACATCTCTCATAGCAGTGTTCGATCCRccataaaaacaaacttaccaAGTCAAGATCATCCATCTAAAGTGAAAGGATGGAGCAAACGGGGACATTTCATGTGGAAGTGGCGGCTCTGTCTGATGAGACACCGTGAAAAATGTTACGTGTGGAGTAAAGCAAAATTACCCAGAACGCACCTTCCTCACCTCGAAACACGTTGATGCTCACGTGTTTGGTAACCTTAGCCAGGGCTAAAACCTCTGCATCATTGATCTCAAACGCTCTTCGTCCGACCGAGTTAAGAGGACAAATTGTGGGCTTTTATAAAYTGGAAGGAGATCAAGGCACATGAACAGTTTTGCAAGGCAACTCCATGCAGGACTCAGTGCAATGTGYCGCTCTTCTTTCTGAAAGGCCACTGAAAGCTGCCACTTCTCTTTGCCGTGTTTGTTTGGAATCGTCTCGGTCTGACGTGTGAAGTTTGCAGTCAAGCACAGGTTTGGTGTGAGCCACGAGGAGTCCTCATCCTTGCGGCTTGTTTTTATCACACCCAGGGGGGAATGACTGAAAGCCCTTCCTCCACTTTCAACAACACCAACGCTCGGCGAAGATGTAGTTCTCCCATGTTGCGTACCGCCCAATCAAAGCTCGCCTTGCACAATTTGATAACCGTTGAATAATTCAGcaggattaaaataatttctagagactgttttgtttttgagggCTCGTGAAGCCTGGCTGTACTTTATAGTCGGCATAAGCAGTAATCAGAGCCATTCAAGAGGAGTCAAGTGAAAATGGGGAAACTAGCTCAACAACATAATCAGTGATTTCCTTTCAATATGCTGAGGTCTGTGTTTGGTCCCTGCACATTTCCCCTCGCTTGTATGCTGCTTTGATGATGCTTTTGTGCGATCAGCTAGGATTCCCGTTAGGAGTCGTTTTCTCAAAGGAAAATGAAGGAACCTGGTTTTCTTCCTTTATCCTAGCGTCCCATTACTTCAACACATGC harbors:
- the LOC103463115 gene encoding nucleoredoxin-like protein 1, which codes for MVDLFLDRVLVENNSDQDELNTEREIIGILENRVLLLFFASAECEKCQRFVPVLSSFFRKLKDPAYIEYPKLLALIYISLDQSEEQQREILKELHKRTLFLGFDDPYRKELQAMFKVKDVPAVVVLRPDGSVLSPNAVRDICRLGTDCFRNWQESAELVERTFMLNEEFDDPNLRSATDPVRRLKYKTEDDKRNKRWWKLWVKGKDGNGEEEKDEAWDMKRKSADRGIWRKR
- the nxnl1 gene encoding nucleoredoxin-like protein 1 isoform X2, producing MVDLFVDRVLVKNNKDQDELDTEREIVTRLQNRILMLFFASAESETCQRFAPTLHDFFKQLTDEFYVERSAQLVLLYIRELETKFDVREVPTVVVLRPDCSVLIPNAVEEITRMGPDCYRNWHEAAELIDRNFLTKEDFEDKSMRSFSDPVRRLKYKVEEEEKKKEEKKKKKKKKQRRGWGGGGDKGEEAGAGGADDKDGGGSMW
- the nxnl1 gene encoding nucleoredoxin-like protein 1 isoform X1, whose translation is MVDLFVDRVLVKNNKDQDELDTEREIVTRLQNRILMLFFASAESETCQRFAPTLHDFFKQLTDEFYVERSAQLVLLYISLDQSEEQLENFLKELPKKSLFLPYEDPYRRELETKFDVREVPTVVVLRPDCSVLIPNAVEEITRMGPDCYRNWHEAAELIDRNFLTKEDFEDKSMRSFSDPVRRLKYKVEEEEKKKEEKKKKKKKKQRRGWGGGGDKGEEAGAGGADDKDGGGSMW